Below is a window of Leucobacter sp. Psy1 DNA.
TGATCCCGGCGAGTGGAATGTCCTTCGCCATGACCGCGGGGGGCATGGCCTTCGTCAGCTTCTCCCCCATGCCGAACGGGAAGCCGAGCACGCGGCTCGAGTCCTTGAGGGCCTGCTTGGACTTGATCGTGCCGTAGGTGACGATCTGGGCGACCCGCTCGTCGCCGTACTTCTCCGTCACGTACTTGATGACTTCACCGCGACGGCGATCATCGAAGTCGACGTCGAAGTCGGGCATCGAGACACGATCGGGGTTCAGGAATCGCTCGAAGATGAGTCCGTGCTGCAGAGGGTCGAGGTCGGTGATCCTCATCGCGTAGGCGACCATCGATCCCGCACCTGACCCACGGCCGGGGCCCACCCGGATCCCGTTGTCCTTCGACCAGTTGATGAAGTCGGCGACGACGAGGAAGTACCCGGGGAAGCCCATCTGCACGATGACGCCGATCTCGTACTCGGCCTGCTTGCGCACCTCGTCGGGGATGCCGCTCGGATACCGGTAGTGGAGGCCGCGCTCGACCTCCTTGACGAACCAGCTCTCCTCGGTCTCCCCGTCGGGCACCGGGAAGTTCGGCATGTAGTTCGCCGAGGTGTTGAACTCGGTCGAGCAGCGCTCCGCGATGAGGAGCGTGTTGTCGCAGGCCTCCGGGAAGTCGCGGAAGAGGTGCCGCATCTCGGCGGCGGACTTCACGTAGTAGCCGCTGCCGTTGAACTGGAATCGGTTCGGATCGTCGAGGCGCGACCCCGACTGCACGCACAGCAGCGCCGAGTGCGCCTCGGCGTCGGCCTCGTGCACATAGTGGAGGTCGTTCGTCGCGACGAGCGGGATCTGGAGGTCTTTCGCGAGGCGCAAGAGATCGCTCTGAACCTGCCGCTCGATATCGAGCCCGTGATCCATGAGCTCGCAGAAGAAGTTCTCCTTGCCGAAGATGTCCTGGAACTCGGCGGCGGCCTTGCGGGCCTCGTCGTACTGGCCGAGCCTGAGACGCGTCTGCACCTCTCCGGATGGGCATCCCGTCGTGGCGATGATGCCCTTGCCGTACGTCTGCAACAGCTCGCGGTCCATACGCGGTTTGAAGTAGTACCCCTGGAGCGAGGCGTAACTCGACAGCCGGAACAGGTTGTGCATGCCAGCCGTAGATTCCGACAGCAGCGTCATGTGGGTGTACGCGCCGGCACCCGACACATCATCGCCTGCGCCGTCGCCCCACTTGACGCGGGTGCGGTCGCTGCGGTGGGTACCCGGGGTGAGGTACGCCTCGATCCCGATGATCGGGTTCAGGCCCCGATCCTTCGCCTGCTTCCAGAAATCGAACGCGCCGAACGTGTTGCCGTGGTCAGTGACCGCGATGGCCGGCATGTTCTGCGCCACCACCGCGTCCATGAGATCGCCCACTCGCGCAGCACCATCGAGCATCGAGTACTCGCTGTGGGTGTGGAGATGTACGAAGCTGTCCCGGTTCGCCAATCGCGCTCCTCATTCGTCGCCCCTGGCCTGCCTGGCCGGACCCCACCAGGATACCTCTCGCCCCCGACAGCGCACGACGCGTCTGACACTCGGGCCGCCCGTGCCGAGAACGCAGTTCGTCCGGTTTCACGGCCGCTGAAACCTGACGAAACGCAGTCTCGGCGCGAGGCCACGCCTGCCGGCACGGAGTCTAGAGCCCGGCGCGCTCCGCGCACGGCACGCACCGATCTGCAAACGGCCGCGCCTCGAGGCGGGCCTCGGGAATGTCGCGCCCGCAATCGACGCAGACCCCGTACGTGCAGGCATCCCAGCGCGCGAGCGCGGCGGCGCTCTGCTCGGACTCGTCGATCGCCGCTTCGAGCAGACCGTGCAGACGCGACCACTCGGATGAGAGCGTCACTCCCTCGGGGTCGTGCTCGTCATCGTCGGTTTCGCCAATGCGATCCCGAGTGAGCGCGGCGAGCGCCGCTCGCGTGCGCGCTTCTCGCTCTTGCGCCGCCTCGCGCAGGAGCATCAGGTCGGCTCGAGACGGCCCGCTCAATCGAGTTCGACGACCTCGAACTCGAGCAGATCCGCTCCGCTCGCCACGGGCTTGCGCGGTGCCTCCCCCTCGGGTGCGGCGTGCGCTGCAGTATTCTCTCGGGAGTCACGCCAGGCGATGAAGTCC
It encodes the following:
- a CDS encoding TraR/DksA C4-type zinc finger protein, producing MSGPSRADLMLLREAAQEREARTRAALAALTRDRIGETDDDEHDPEGVTLSSEWSRLHGLLEAAIDESEQSAAALARWDACTYGVCVDCGRDIPEARLEARPFADRCVPCAERAGL